In one Sphingomonas sanguinis genomic region, the following are encoded:
- a CDS encoding serine hydrolase domain-containing protein, with translation MRYPTLLAAIAFIAPAPLLAQALTPAETQKIDALVTKTLADTGVPSASIAVVRGGRIVLAKAYGKQFEGQTGPADPKLPYQIASVSKQFTATAVQLLADDGKLSLDDTVSKYVPGITDGDTITIRQLLSHTSGLRDYWPQDYSFKAMATPTTPQGIVDRWAKAPLDFRPGTQWQYSNTGYVVAGMIVEKVSGQPLLQFLQTRVFQPLGIRALDQDKAVGPGFPQGYLRHALGPVRVETPAAPGWLYAAGELSMSPQDLAKWDVARMNRTLLPAKDWAEQENPVKLADGSNTDYGLGVGVGTADGRRFVEHSGEAVGFLTENIVYPDDKAAVVVAVNAWFADAQSRIAKGISDIVLPAPQANAEDAAALDRTKRVYAQLQAGQLDRALLTEDAAYYFMPTTLADYRTSLSPLGAPTKIEQAGRTRLRGGFVNRSYRVTYPNRTLRISTYAEPGANGKIEQFLVSPAE, from the coding sequence ATGAGATACCCCACCCTGCTGGCGGCGATCGCGTTCATCGCCCCCGCCCCGCTGCTCGCCCAGGCCCTGACCCCGGCGGAAACCCAGAAGATCGATGCGCTGGTGACGAAGACGCTGGCCGATACCGGCGTTCCCTCCGCCTCGATCGCGGTGGTGCGCGGCGGCAGGATCGTGCTCGCCAAGGCCTATGGCAAGCAATTCGAGGGGCAGACCGGCCCCGCCGATCCCAAGCTCCCCTATCAGATCGCCTCGGTGTCGAAGCAGTTCACCGCTACCGCCGTCCAGTTGCTGGCGGACGACGGCAAGCTCTCGCTGGACGACACGGTGTCCAAATATGTGCCGGGCATCACGGACGGCGACACGATCACCATCCGCCAGCTGCTGAGCCACACTTCGGGCCTGCGCGACTATTGGCCGCAGGACTACAGCTTCAAGGCGATGGCGACGCCGACCACGCCGCAGGGCATCGTCGACCGCTGGGCCAAGGCGCCGCTCGACTTCCGGCCCGGCACGCAATGGCAATATTCCAACACCGGTTATGTCGTCGCGGGCATGATCGTCGAGAAGGTGTCGGGCCAGCCTCTCCTTCAATTTCTTCAGACCCGCGTCTTCCAGCCGCTGGGCATTCGCGCGCTGGATCAGGACAAGGCGGTCGGTCCGGGCTTCCCACAGGGCTATCTGCGCCATGCGCTCGGCCCCGTCCGGGTCGAGACGCCCGCCGCCCCCGGCTGGCTCTATGCGGCGGGCGAGCTGTCCATGTCGCCCCAGGACCTTGCCAAATGGGACGTGGCGCGGATGAACCGCACGCTGCTGCCCGCAAAGGACTGGGCGGAGCAGGAAAATCCCGTCAAGCTGGCCGACGGCTCGAACACCGATTACGGGCTGGGCGTGGGCGTCGGCACCGCCGATGGCCGCCGCTTCGTCGAGCATAGCGGCGAAGCGGTCGGCTTCCTGACCGAGAATATCGTCTATCCCGACGACAAGGCCGCCGTGGTGGTCGCGGTCAACGCGTGGTTCGCCGACGCGCAGAGCCGGATCGCCAAGGGCATTTCCGACATCGTCCTGCCCGCGCCCCAGGCCAATGCGGAGGACGCCGCCGCGCTCGACCGGACCAAGCGGGTGTACGCACAGCTACAGGCGGGCCAACTCGACCGTGCGCTGCTGACCGAGGATGCGGCCTATTATTTCATGCCGACGACGCTGGCCGATTATCGGACCAGCCTGTCGCCCCTGGGGGCGCCGACCAAGATCGAACAGGCGGGGCGCACGCGCCTGCGCGGTGGGTTCGTCAACCGCTCCTACCGCGTAACCTATCCCAACCGAACGCTGCGGATCAGCACCTATGCCGAGCCGGGTGCGAACGGAAAGATCGAACAATTCCTCGTGAGCCCCGCCGAATGA
- a CDS encoding MAPEG family protein — protein MTTELTILGWSIILLFIHIALQSQLATLDRGIGWNAGPRDGTPAPLGRYAGRAERASANFRETWPIFIALALGLAVKGQSGGIAATGAWVWFLARVAYVPLYIFGVRYVRSLAYLVSMVGLVMMLIRFL, from the coding sequence ATGACCACCGAACTGACCATCCTCGGCTGGTCGATCATTCTCTTGTTCATCCACATCGCGCTGCAATCGCAACTGGCGACTTTGGACCGGGGCATCGGCTGGAACGCGGGCCCACGCGACGGCACGCCTGCGCCGTTGGGGCGCTATGCCGGACGGGCCGAACGCGCCTCGGCCAATTTTCGCGAGACCTGGCCGATCTTTATCGCATTGGCGCTAGGGCTGGCGGTCAAGGGGCAAAGCGGTGGGATCGCGGCGACCGGCGCGTGGGTGTGGTTCCTCGCGCGGGTCGCCTATGTGCCGCTCTACATCTTCGGCGTCCGCTATGTGCGGTCGCTGGCCTATCTGGTGTCGATGGTCGGCCTGGTGATGATGCTTATCCGTTTCCTGTGA
- a CDS encoding anhydro-N-acetylmuramic acid kinase, whose translation MLAIGLMSGTSLDGVDAALIETDGEALVRALAFRTEPYSDSAHAELAEATALALTFDRPRASPPIVAAGDLIVRTHAMVVQKLLRDAGVEAGAVDVIGFHGQTVAHRPDRGWTWQIGDGQALADATGIVTVSDFRSADVAAGGQGAPLIPVYHAALAADLEKPVAILNLGGVANITWIGRDGALVAFDTGPANGLIDSWMEAETGQRYDANGALAASGRVEPTVLDTMMDNGWFDLVPPKSLDRNDFTIQPARGLSAADGAATLTAFTAQTVARAFDHLPERPRQLLVAGGGRHNATMLAMIAAETGLSPEPTDALGWDGDALEAQGFAYMAVRRLGKRAISFPGTTGVPQAMTGGVIHRPAAG comes from the coding sequence ATGCTGGCGATCGGATTGATGTCGGGAACGTCGCTGGACGGCGTGGACGCGGCGCTGATCGAAACCGATGGCGAGGCGCTGGTCCGTGCCCTGGCCTTTCGTACCGAGCCTTATTCGGACTCCGCCCACGCCGAACTGGCCGAGGCGACGGCGCTCGCGCTGACCTTCGACCGGCCGCGTGCCAGTCCGCCCATCGTCGCGGCGGGCGACCTGATCGTGCGCACCCATGCGATGGTGGTGCAGAAGCTGCTGCGCGATGCGGGCGTCGAGGCCGGGGCGGTCGACGTGATCGGCTTTCACGGCCAGACGGTCGCGCATCGCCCCGATCGCGGCTGGACCTGGCAGATCGGTGATGGACAGGCGCTGGCGGATGCGACCGGGATCGTCACCGTGTCCGATTTCCGCTCGGCCGATGTCGCGGCGGGCGGGCAGGGCGCGCCCTTGATCCCCGTCTATCACGCCGCGCTCGCCGCCGATCTAGAGAAGCCGGTCGCGATCCTGAACCTGGGGGGCGTTGCTAACATTACATGGATCGGCCGCGACGGCGCGCTGGTCGCCTTCGATACCGGACCCGCCAACGGCCTGATCGACAGCTGGATGGAAGCGGAAACCGGCCAGCGTTACGATGCCAACGGTGCGCTGGCGGCGAGCGGTCGAGTCGAGCCGACGGTGCTCGACACGATGATGGACAATGGCTGGTTCGACCTCGTGCCGCCCAAGTCGCTCGACCGCAACGACTTTACGATCCAGCCCGCGCGGGGGCTGTCGGCAGCGGACGGGGCGGCGACGTTGACCGCGTTCACCGCGCAGACCGTGGCGCGGGCGTTCGACCACCTGCCCGAGCGGCCCCGGCAATTGCTCGTTGCGGGCGGCGGGCGGCATAATGCCACGATGCTGGCGATGATCGCGGCGGAGACGGGGCTTAGCCCCGAGCCGACCGATGCGCTCGGCTGGGACGGCGATGCGCTAGAGGCGCAGGGGTTCGCCTATATGGCGGTGCGGCGGCTGGGGAAGCGGGCGATCAGCTTTCCGGGCACGACCGGCGTGCCGCAGGCGATGACCGGCGGCGTGATCCACCGGCCTGCGGCGGGGTGA
- a CDS encoding leucyl aminopeptidase family protein → MTDFAPLLQPDRGQPARTITLLTAEGFADWLARQPVATRTLATAQRFAAKPDTHLLVPHDGEVAVVAGVAKATGPWALAKLAEALPDGQYRLDDAEVGANALGWLLGQYRFTRYRKGDDNGPRVLLTRDVAHRDEVIRLAAATAQVRDLVNTGAGDLGPAELEEEAEALARIHHAQLMVTSGETLARDYPMIHAVGQAATRERSPRLIELLWGDPAHPRIAIVGKGVCFDTGGLDIKPSAGMRLMKKDMGGAAHALALASLVMAARLPVRLHLLIPAVENAVSGASFRPGDVLKTRKGLTVENTNTDAEGRLILGDALTRAGEEKPELILDFATLTGAARVALGPDLPPLFTDDEALAADLLTAAAAEDDPVWRMPLWDGYDDMLKSDIADMVNAPDGGFAGAITAALFLRRFVPKGTAWAHLDVFAWRPSGKPGRPKGGDAYALRAAYRMLKGRYSGA, encoded by the coding sequence ATGACCGACTTCGCCCCCCTGCTCCAGCCCGATCGCGGCCAGCCCGCCCGGACGATCACCCTGCTGACCGCCGAGGGCTTCGCCGACTGGCTCGCGCGCCAGCCCGTCGCCACTCGCACGCTGGCGACGGCGCAGCGTTTCGCCGCCAAGCCCGATACGCATCTGCTCGTACCCCATGATGGCGAGGTGGCGGTGGTCGCGGGGGTCGCAAAGGCAACCGGGCCGTGGGCGCTGGCTAAGCTGGCCGAAGCGCTGCCCGATGGCCAGTATCGGCTCGACGACGCGGAGGTCGGTGCGAACGCGCTGGGCTGGCTGCTCGGCCAGTATCGCTTCACCCGTTATCGCAAGGGCGATGACAACGGCCCTCGCGTGCTACTTACCCGCGATGTCGCGCACCGGGACGAGGTGATCCGCCTCGCCGCCGCAACCGCTCAGGTCCGCGATCTGGTCAATACGGGTGCTGGCGATCTCGGCCCGGCCGAGCTGGAGGAGGAGGCGGAAGCGCTGGCCCGCATCCATCACGCGCAGCTCATGGTAACGAGCGGCGAGACGCTGGCCCGCGACTATCCCATGATCCATGCGGTCGGTCAGGCCGCGACCCGCGAGCGCAGCCCCCGGCTGATCGAGCTGCTCTGGGGCGATCCCGCCCATCCGCGCATCGCGATCGTCGGCAAGGGCGTGTGTTTCGACACCGGCGGGCTGGACATCAAGCCCTCGGCCGGAATGCGGTTGATGAAGAAGGACATGGGCGGCGCGGCGCACGCACTGGCGCTGGCGAGCCTGGTCATGGCGGCGCGGTTGCCCGTGCGGCTTCACCTGCTCATCCCGGCGGTCGAGAATGCCGTGTCGGGCGCGTCCTTCCGCCCCGGCGATGTGCTGAAGACGCGCAAGGGCCTGACGGTCGAGAACACCAATACCGACGCCGAGGGCCGGTTGATCCTGGGTGACGCGTTGACCCGCGCGGGGGAGGAGAAGCCCGAACTGATCCTCGACTTCGCGACGCTGACCGGCGCGGCGCGCGTGGCGCTCGGCCCCGACCTGCCGCCGCTGTTCACCGATGACGAGGCGCTAGCGGCGGACCTGCTGACGGCGGCGGCGGCCGAGGACGACCCCGTGTGGCGGATGCCGCTATGGGACGGTTACGACGACATGCTGAAGTCCGACATCGCCGACATGGTCAATGCGCCGGATGGCGGCTTTGCCGGGGCGATCACGGCAGCGCTGTTCCTGCGACGCTTCGTGCCCAAGGGCACGGCCTGGGCGCATCTGGACGTCTTTGCATGGCGGCCCTCGGGCAAGCCGGGGCGACCCAAGGGGGGCGATGCCTATGCCCTGCGTGCGGCGTATCGGATGTTGAAGGGGCGGTATTCGGGGGCTTGA
- the rimO gene encoding 30S ribosomal protein S12 methylthiotransferase RimO yields the protein MATKLPTPPRVGMVSLGCPKNLVDSERILTQLRADGYQMSPDYAGADVVLVNTCGFLDSAKEESLEAIGEAIKENGRVIVTGCMGKEAEAIRTRFPDVLAITGAHEYEQVVEAVHAAAPANLSPYIDLIPDAGLKLTPRHYSYLKISEGCNHRCSFCIIPSLRGDLVSRRPDAILREAEKLVAAGTRELLVISQDTSAYGIDIRKEPRMWKGQEVVPHMTDLARELGKIAPWVRLHYVYPYPHVDQVIPLMAEGLVLPYLDIPFQHAAPSVLKRMKRPGNDAKVLQRIHQWRDICPDIAIRSTFVVGFPGETEEDFEYLLDWLDEAQLDRVGAFRFEPVEGASANALPDHVPEEVKEERYARIMEKTAAISAAKLAAKVGRTLPVIIDAVDEEGGATGRSQADAPEIDGEVFLRDAGHLSVGDIVKVAIEDADDHDLYGAPVTGNG from the coding sequence ATGGCAACCAAACTCCCTACTCCGCCGCGTGTCGGCATGGTCTCGCTCGGCTGTCCCAAGAATCTGGTCGACAGCGAACGCATCCTGACCCAGCTGCGCGCCGACGGCTATCAGATGTCGCCCGACTATGCCGGGGCCGATGTCGTGCTGGTCAACACCTGCGGCTTTCTCGACTCCGCCAAGGAGGAGAGCCTGGAGGCGATCGGCGAGGCGATCAAAGAGAATGGCCGCGTCATCGTGACCGGCTGCATGGGCAAGGAAGCCGAGGCGATCCGTACCCGCTTCCCGGACGTGCTCGCGATCACCGGCGCGCATGAATATGAACAGGTGGTCGAGGCCGTGCACGCCGCCGCGCCCGCGAACCTGTCGCCCTATATCGACCTGATTCCCGATGCGGGCCTGAAGCTGACCCCGCGTCATTACAGCTATCTGAAGATTTCGGAGGGCTGCAACCACCGGTGCAGCTTCTGCATCATCCCCAGCTTGCGCGGCGATCTGGTCAGCCGCCGCCCCGACGCGATCCTGCGCGAGGCGGAAAAGCTGGTCGCGGCGGGCACGCGTGAGCTGCTGGTCATCAGCCAGGACACCTCGGCCTACGGCATCGACATCCGCAAGGAACCCCGGATGTGGAAGGGGCAGGAGGTCGTGCCGCACATGACCGACCTCGCGCGCGAACTCGGCAAGATCGCGCCATGGGTACGCCTGCACTATGTCTATCCCTATCCGCATGTGGATCAGGTGATCCCGCTGATGGCGGAAGGCTTGGTGCTGCCCTATCTGGACATCCCGTTCCAGCATGCCGCGCCCTCTGTGCTCAAGCGCATGAAGCGTCCCGGCAACGACGCCAAGGTGCTGCAGCGCATCCATCAGTGGCGCGACATCTGCCCCGACATCGCCATCCGCTCGACCTTCGTCGTCGGCTTCCCCGGCGAGACGGAGGAGGATTTCGAATATCTGCTCGACTGGCTGGATGAAGCCCAGCTCGACCGCGTCGGTGCCTTCCGCTTCGAGCCGGTCGAGGGTGCCTCTGCCAACGCCCTGCCTGATCACGTCCCTGAAGAGGTGAAGGAAGAGCGTTACGCGCGGATCATGGAAAAGACCGCCGCCATCTCGGCTGCCAAGCTCGCCGCCAAGGTCGGCCGCACCCTGCCCGTCATCATCGACGCGGTCGATGAGGAAGGCGGCGCGACTGGTCGCTCTCAGGCGGATGCGCCGGAGATCGACGGCGAAGTCTTCCTGCGCGACGCCGGGCATCTGTCGGTCGGCGACATCGTGAAGGTCGCAATCGAGGATGCCGACGACCACGACCTGTACGGCGCTCCCGTCACAGGAAACGGATAA
- a CDS encoding CHAP domain-containing protein: MRGMVSKAIASLCALTVIPAAEAHSLLDYVGQCVPFARQASGIAIYGDAWTWWSKAEGKYPRGRTPRVGAVVVFEKTSRLPLGHVAVVSRVVEDRVLMLTHANWSIQNGQRGHAEQDVTLFDVSPGNDWSEVKVWFRDSEGLGSSTYPIYGFIYGKGRAAPELTSDKPDYVGALIDAYVAR, from the coding sequence ATGAGAGGCATGGTGTCCAAAGCTATAGCATCGCTCTGCGCCCTGACGGTCATCCCGGCGGCCGAGGCGCATTCGCTGCTCGACTATGTCGGGCAATGCGTGCCGTTCGCACGGCAAGCCTCGGGCATCGCGATCTATGGTGACGCCTGGACATGGTGGTCCAAGGCGGAAGGCAAATATCCCCGCGGACGCACCCCCCGTGTCGGCGCGGTCGTCGTGTTCGAGAAGACCAGCCGCCTGCCGCTGGGCCATGTCGCGGTGGTCAGCCGCGTGGTCGAGGATCGGGTGCTGATGCTGACCCATGCCAACTGGTCGATCCAGAACGGCCAGCGCGGCCATGCCGAGCAGGACGTGACGCTGTTCGACGTCTCGCCGGGCAATGATTGGAGCGAAGTGAAGGTCTGGTTCCGCGACTCCGAAGGTCTGGGGAGCTCGACCTACCCCATTTACGGCTTCATCTATGGCAAGGGACGTGCCGCGCCCGAACTGACCAGCGACAAGCCCGATTATGTCGGCGCGCTGATCGACGCCTATGTCGCGCGCTGA
- a CDS encoding DUF6975 family protein produces the protein MATSTALDFQDDRRGDIRAILARWGSAGHPHVQALLMPQVLLHDLTDAVHAVCAVHGNHPCMIDYAMARGVQMDTLPWLIRSSNAFSFERAFLANLTSAAGPLPSTPGQAQTDAALTQLRHTLEMLANSDRRGCSTGAVSALILDWRSIRQVLDQAANRFGLLPIPGHMPEPLEDEEDDESSIGLARARGFGATQLLVQHRGLWDLLEARASARRG, from the coding sequence ATGGCGACGAGTACCGCTTTGGATTTTCAGGACGATCGACGGGGCGACATTCGTGCGATCCTGGCGCGATGGGGCAGCGCCGGGCATCCGCATGTTCAAGCGTTGCTGATGCCGCAAGTCCTGCTGCACGATCTGACCGATGCCGTTCATGCGGTTTGTGCGGTGCATGGCAACCATCCCTGCATGATCGATTATGCCATGGCGCGCGGTGTCCAGATGGACACGCTGCCCTGGCTGATCCGGTCGTCCAACGCCTTTTCCTTCGAGCGTGCCTTCCTTGCCAACCTGACCTCGGCGGCGGGGCCGCTGCCCTCCACTCCCGGCCAGGCGCAGACCGATGCCGCGCTGACCCAGCTTCGCCATACGCTGGAAATGCTGGCCAATTCGGACCGGCGGGGATGCTCGACCGGTGCGGTATCGGCGCTGATTCTCGACTGGCGCTCGATCCGGCAGGTGCTGGACCAGGCGGCGAACCGTTTCGGGCTGTTGCCCATTCCCGGCCACATGCCCGAGCCGCTGGAGGACGAGGAGGATGACGAATCGAGCATCGGGCTGGCGCGGGCGCGCGGGTTCGGTGCGACGCAGTTGCTCGTCCAGCATCGCGGCCTGTGGGACCTGCTGGAGGCGCGTGCCAGCGCCCGGCGGGGCTGA
- the tpiA gene encoding triose-phosphate isomerase, with the protein MARRKLVAGNWKMNGSRAALAELDAIAKAAKAAPNVDVAVAVPFTLIAPAADRAPGLAIGAEDVHERDSGAHTGCVSAGMVKEAGASFTIVGHSERRADQGETSQDAWAKAAAAHRQGLNVILCCGETEAERNAGRAERVVQAQIEKSVPDNADGSWFTLAYEPRWAIGTGRTPTVDEIASIHAIARAKLRMLIGDAADGVRILYGGSVTGENAAVLLAVENVDGALVGGASLTAAKFVPIIQAAAGL; encoded by the coding sequence ATGGCACGGCGCAAATTGGTGGCGGGCAACTGGAAGATGAACGGCTCGCGCGCGGCGCTGGCTGAGCTGGACGCCATCGCAAAGGCTGCCAAGGCTGCGCCGAACGTCGATGTGGCGGTCGCGGTGCCCTTTACCCTGATCGCCCCCGCCGCCGACCGCGCGCCCGGCCTCGCCATCGGAGCGGAGGATGTGCATGAGCGCGATTCGGGGGCGCATACCGGCTGTGTCTCGGCTGGCATGGTGAAGGAAGCGGGGGCGAGCTTCACCATCGTCGGCCATTCCGAACGCCGGGCCGATCAGGGGGAGACCAGCCAGGACGCCTGGGCCAAGGCGGCGGCGGCGCATCGCCAGGGGCTGAACGTCATCCTATGCTGCGGCGAGACCGAGGCGGAGCGCAATGCGGGGCGCGCGGAACGGGTGGTGCAGGCGCAGATCGAGAAGTCGGTGCCCGACAATGCGGACGGCAGCTGGTTCACGCTGGCCTATGAACCGCGCTGGGCGATCGGGACGGGGCGGACGCCGACGGTGGACGAGATCGCCAGCATCCACGCGATCGCGCGCGCCAAGCTGCGGATGCTGATCGGCGATGCGGCGGATGGGGTACGGATTTTGTACGGCGGCTCGGTGACGGGCGAGAACGCGGCCGTGCTGCTGGCGGTCGAGAATGTCGACGGCGCGCTGGTCGGTGGGGCCAGCCTGACGGCGGCGAAGTTCGTGCCGATCATCCAGGCGGCGGCGGGATTATAA
- a CDS encoding S9 family peptidase, with protein MRKWVLGLALASVGVSIMGGMGASAMAAETPAKAGELTLDRVFGSPDLSGSQPRGLRLSPNGTLLTSLRPRADERERLDLWARDTRSGEERMLVDSKKVGSGAELSEVEKMQRERARIGGSKGIVAYDWAPDGKSILVPLDGDLYLASLDGQVRRLTNTPGGELNPIVSPKGGYVSFVRDQNLWAMPLAGGEARALTKEGGGTVHFGEAEFVAQEEMHRFTGYWWSPDERYIAVERFDDAPVKVAVRAAIGAAGTKVYEQRYPAAGTPNALVDLYVMKADGSGRVKVDLGTNPDIYLARVDWTPDGSAMLVQRESRDQKTLDMLRVDPKTGKSTVLFTERSGDRSWLNLSDAYRPMKDGSLIWRSERDGYGHLYRFANGQWTQLTKGPWVVTNLVGVDEAKGRLYFTGLKDDVLEQHLYAVDIAQPNVITRLTERGYTNSASMDSSASRFIVSRSSPSQPTQIYLADTTGKRLNWINENAIRAGHPYAPYLASHRETKFGTIKADDGTTLYWEMITPKLVPGKRYPVFFQHYGGPGTGQQVTRGWQGALPQYLVDQGWIFFQIDNRGSYNRGKAFEDAIYHAMGTVEVADQLAGANYLKSLPFVDPTKIATYGWSYGGYMSIKMLEKTPGVYAAAVSGAPVTDWQLYDTHYTERYLGDPRTDPQSYATSQAITDAAKIRDPLMLIHGMADDNVFLDNATAFAAEMQKTDTPFEMMLYPGQTHRVGGPGVSQHLWHTILNFLDRTVKDKPTKK; from the coding sequence ATGCGCAAATGGGTGCTGGGTCTGGCGCTGGCTTCGGTCGGCGTGTCGATCATGGGCGGGATGGGAGCGTCGGCCATGGCCGCTGAGACGCCCGCCAAGGCGGGGGAGCTGACGCTCGATCGCGTCTTCGGCAGCCCGGATCTTTCGGGATCGCAGCCGCGTGGTCTTCGCCTCTCACCCAACGGCACGCTGCTGACCTCGCTGCGTCCGCGTGCCGACGAGCGTGAGCGCCTCGACCTCTGGGCGCGCGATACGCGCAGCGGCGAGGAACGGATGCTCGTCGACTCCAAGAAGGTCGGCTCGGGTGCGGAACTGTCCGAGGTCGAGAAGATGCAGCGCGAACGCGCACGCATCGGCGGGTCGAAGGGCATCGTCGCCTATGACTGGGCGCCCGACGGCAAGTCGATCTTGGTGCCGCTCGACGGCGATCTCTACCTCGCCAGCCTGGACGGACAGGTCCGTCGCCTGACCAACACCCCCGGCGGCGAGCTGAACCCGATCGTCAGCCCCAAGGGCGGCTATGTCAGCTTCGTACGCGACCAGAATTTGTGGGCGATGCCCTTGGCCGGTGGCGAGGCGCGTGCCTTGACCAAGGAAGGCGGCGGCACCGTGCATTTCGGCGAGGCCGAGTTCGTCGCGCAGGAGGAAATGCATCGCTTTACCGGTTACTGGTGGAGCCCGGACGAACGCTATATCGCGGTCGAGCGGTTCGACGACGCGCCCGTCAAGGTCGCCGTCCGCGCGGCGATCGGTGCGGCGGGCACCAAGGTCTATGAACAGCGCTATCCGGCGGCGGGTACGCCCAATGCGCTGGTCGACCTGTACGTCATGAAGGCGGACGGGTCGGGCCGGGTGAAGGTCGACCTGGGCACCAATCCGGACATCTATCTGGCGCGCGTCGACTGGACGCCCGACGGCTCGGCGATGCTGGTCCAGCGCGAGAGCCGCGACCAGAAGACGCTCGACATGCTGCGCGTCGATCCGAAGACCGGCAAGTCGACCGTGCTATTCACCGAACGCTCCGGCGACCGCAGCTGGCTGAACCTGTCGGACGCCTATCGCCCGATGAAGGACGGCAGCCTGATCTGGCGGTCGGAGCGCGACGGTTACGGCCATCTCTATCGCTTCGCCAATGGCCAGTGGACGCAACTGACCAAGGGGCCATGGGTCGTCACCAATCTGGTCGGCGTCGACGAGGCGAAGGGGCGGCTCTACTTCACCGGGCTGAAGGACGATGTGCTCGAACAGCATCTCTACGCGGTCGATATCGCCCAGCCGAACGTCATCACCCGCCTGACCGAGCGCGGCTATACCAACAGCGCGTCGATGGACTCCTCGGCCAGCCGCTTCATCGTCTCGCGCTCCAGCCCGAGTCAGCCGACCCAGATCTATCTGGCGGATACGACAGGCAAGCGGCTGAACTGGATCAACGAGAATGCGATTCGGGCGGGCCATCCGTACGCGCCGTATCTCGCCAGCCATCGCGAGACGAAGTTCGGCACGATCAAGGCCGACGACGGCACGACGCTGTATTGGGAGATGATTACGCCCAAGCTGGTGCCCGGCAAGCGCTACCCCGTCTTCTTCCAGCATTATGGCGGGCCTGGCACCGGCCAGCAGGTCACGCGCGGCTGGCAGGGCGCGCTGCCGCAATATCTGGTCGATCAGGGCTGGATCTTCTTCCAGATCGACAATCGCGGCTCGTATAATCGTGGCAAGGCGTTCGAGGACGCCATCTATCACGCGATGGGCACGGTCGAGGTCGCCGACCAGCTGGCTGGCGCAAACTATCTGAAGAGCCTGCCCTTCGTCGATCCGACCAAGATCGCGACCTATGGCTGGTCGTATGGCGGCTATATGTCGATCAAGATGCTGGAAAAGACGCCGGGCGTGTATGCCGCTGCCGTCTCGGGCGCGCCGGTCACCGACTGGCAGCTCTACGATACGCATTATACCGAGCGTTATCTGGGCGATCCGCGTACCGACCCGCAAAGCTATGCGACATCGCAGGCGATTACCGATGCGGCCAAGATCCGCGATCCGCTGATGCTGATCCACGGCATGGCCGACGACAACGTCTTCCTCGACAACGCGACGGCCTTCGCCGCCGAGATGCAGAAAACCGACACGCCGTTCGAAATGATGCTCTATCCCGGCCAGACCCACCGCGTCGGCGGACCGGGCGTGTCGCAGCATCTGTGGCACACGATCCTGAACTTCCTGGATCGGACGGTGAAGGACAAGCCGACCAAGAAATGA